GAAACTGAACTACATGGGCTTCTCCTACGGCACCAAGCTGGGCGCCACCTATGCCGGGCTGTTCCCTGCCCGGGTTGGAAAATTCTCACTTGACGGCGCCATGGATCCGTCCCTGGACATCGATCAAGTCTCGATGGGTCAAGCCGTGGCCTTTGAAAACGCGTTGCGCGCCTGGGCCGCCAATTGCTTGGCGGGCTCCGAATGCCCCGTGTCGGGAACAGTGGATGAGGCGATGGCCCAAATCCGTGAACTGAACGCCGTCTACACGGACACCCCCCAGCAAACCCCTGAGGGCCGCGTAGTGAATGGAACGGAATTCACCGGCGCACTGGCATTTGGCATGTATTCCACTGACCTATGGGCACCCCTGTCCGGTGCCTTGAAGCAGGCGTTTGCCGGTGACGCCTCAGGCATGCTGATGTTGGCGGACTTCTCCGCCGACAGGGACTCTGATGGCAAGTACAACTCCAACACTTCTGCCGCGTTCACGGCGATCAATTGCCTGGACTACCCCATGAACTCAGACCTTGCACACATGGATCAGCAGGCTGAGCTCCTGCGCAAGGCCGCCCCCACTTTTGCGGACCTGTTGTCCTACTCGGGCATGAGCTGCAAGTTCTGGCCCTACAAGGCAACCGGCAAGCCGGCCACCATTTCCGCTAAGGGCGCCGGCCCCATCTTGGTGGTTGGCACCACAGGCGATCCGGCAACCCCGTACGCCTGGGCCGAAGCGTTGGCTAAGCAGCTTGATTCCGGCGTTTTGGTCACGTGGAAGGGCGAAGGCCACACCGCCTACGGCCGCTCCAACGCGTGCCTGACATCTGTGGTGGATGACTACTTTGTGGACGGAAAGGTGCCCGTCGCGGGTACCAGCTGCTAGCAATCGGGCTATGGCTGCGCTTTTTGCGGGGATTTTGGGTGGTTTGAGGGAGCTGCCAGCAAGGGCCGATTTTGTACATCGGCCCCGAACATATTAGACTGGTTTCTTGTGTTCGGTACTTGATCCCGCAAGGGGCCAGATCAGCACAGGCCTCCATAGCTCAGTTGGTAGAGCGTTTCACTCGTAATGAAAAGGTCAACAGTTCGATTCTGTTTGGAGGCTCCACTAAAACCCCGCCACGGCGGGGTTTTTTGGTTAATCCGACTTCCAAACCCCCAGTTGATGCGGCGTGGACGGGCAAATTCAAAGCCAGAATGTATCGATCCGTGAGCTTTGGTCGTTTACGGAGCTCTAAACGACCAAAGCTCACGGATCGATACTGGATACACTCCGCTTGGGCTCGCCTCCCGCCCATTTTTCACCATCAGCGCCGAATCTCGGGTCTACCATGAGCCCATGGAGGGAATTCCCCAGTCACGCAATGCCCCGCCCCGGCCTCCGGCGCGTGAACCCGGTCGCGTCCACTGGATGGAGCTGTTCTTCGATCTGGTGTTCGTAGCATTCGTGGGGCAGCTGGCCCACGGTATTCATGGCGATCCCGGCTGGCCAGAGTTCGGTACCTACCTGTTGCTTTTCTTCCCAGCGTGGTGGGCATGGGTCAATATTGTCTCAGTCATCAATCTTCTGCCCGGGCTCTCCGCCCGCGCGCTGGGCCTGGCGATGCTGTCTGCCATGGCGGCCTCGGCACTCATGGCTGCATCCGCGCCCGAAGCCTTCGGCGACAGGGCATGGGCGTTTTCGCTGGCCAACGGCGCCCTGCGAGTGCTGCTCCTTGTGTTGTGGCTACGCCAGCACCGAGAACATTCGGCCGACCCCTCCTGGCGGATCTGGATCTACAACGGCGGCACCGCCACCCTCTGGCTCGCCGCAGCGCTCCTGCCGCTGCCGGCCGCCGTGGTGCTCTGGGCGGTTTCCATTGCGGTGGAGGTGGGCATGGTGGCCAACAGCAACCGGATCGGGGCCGACCGCAGCATGGCCTCCATCAACATTGAACACGCCGCCGAGCGCTTGGGCTTGTTCGTCATCATCGTGCTGGGAGAATCGGTGTTCAGCATTGTCACGGATGCCTCGGCCGACTGGAGTCCGGGCGCCGGGCTCGCGGCGTCACTAGGGTTCGTGATTGTGGCCCTGCTCGGCTGGGCGTTCTTCCAATACGGCGTGGGCACGCTATCCGCGGGACTGGAGCGGCTCCATGAGCGCGGGGACCTCGCCGGCATCTTGCAGACCACACTGTTCATGCCGTTTGTGCTGGTGGTTGGCGTGACCTCAATTGCCGCCAGCATCGCCACAGCCATCCCTGAGCCGTTTGAGCGGCTGCCTCTGGGTGCGTCCATTGCCCTTGGCGGCGGGATCGCTCTGCTCCACGGCATGAACGTCTCGGTCTCCTGCGCTATGGCCAGCCACCCCGCGCGGCCAATGCCTGGAACGTCCCCACAGTGGTAATTGCGCTGGTTCTCATACCGGTCAGTACTCGGGTGCCGGCCGCCGCCGCACTTGCCTTGCTGGTGTCGCTGTTGGTGCTGGTAACGGCCTACGTTGAATTCAAGGCACGACGCCGGGCGCGGGATAGTTGAGCGCGTGGCGGGGCCCACACACCCAAGGGGCCACTAGTACAGACGCGCCAGCGGCTGCACTTGGGGCGGGCGTGGGGCTCAGTCCCAGGGGAAGACGACGCCTTCGCCGACCACCTTCAGTGACAGTTCCGTGCCGGGGCGGGCCAACATCGCGTTCCAATGCCTGATGGTGATGATTTCGCCACCGACCGGCTGGTGCGGATCGAGGGGGTGATCGGCGTCGACCTTGATAGCGTCCAATTGGATTCGGACAGTAGTTTCGGGGCCAAAGTAATCGGTGTCGACCACGCGCCCGCGGATGGGGCCGCCGTCGGCAATACGGATTTGTTCGGGCCGGAGCATCAGATGCACTTTGCCTTGAATGGGTGGGCGGCGTACGGGGATTCCGCCGAGCGAGCAGAGCGCTAGGGAGCCTTCCAGCCATGCTTCGATAATGACGGCGTCTCCCAGAAATTCTGCCGTGGCCCTGTCAGCCGGGCGGGTGTAGACAACGAAGGGACTGCCGATTTGGGCCAGCCTACCGTCGCGCATGACGGCCACTTGGTCGGCGAAGCTGAGCGCCTCCGCTTGATCGTGCGTGACGAGGATGGTGGTCACCCCGGCCTGTTCCAATGTTTGGGAGACCGCGCGCCGGGTAGCAACGCGCAGGCCAGCATCGAGCGCGCTGAACGGTTCATCCAACAGCATCAGTTCCGGCTGGCGGGCCAGCGCCCGCGCCAAGGCCACACGTTGCTGCTGTCCACCGGATAGCTGGTGCGGGCGGCGCTTGGCATAGGAGGGGTCCATCGAGACCATTTCCAGCAACTCCCCCACCCGCAGCGATGCAGCTTTACCTCGCAAAGGCAACCCGAAGGCGATGTTGGCGCCCACGTTCAAATGCGGAAATAGTGCACCATCCTGCGCCACGTAACCAACGCTGCGCTTGTGGGCAGGATTCCACTGGGACGGTCCGGCCACTTCTTTTCCACCGAGTGCGATCCGGCCAGAATCGGGTGCCGAGAAACCTGCAATGAGCCGCAGTAGCGTGGTTTTTCCGGAGCCGGATGGCCCCACGATGGCTGTGGTGCGCCCTTGCATGACGTCCAAGTCCACGCCCTTGAGCACATCGGTGCCACCAAAACTCTTGTGCACATCGCTGACCTGCAAATGCGCCGGGGCATCGCTGGTGGCCTGCACAAAGGTCCTGCTCCCTGCCGTGACCGGCACAGGCGTACTTACAGCGGCGCCGTCGGCTGCGGGGTCGCCGGCTGCAGCTGCGCCGGACTGTTTGGGGTGAGAGGTCATTGGCCGGCCGCTTTCTTGGATTGCACGAACAGGAGGTAGGTCATGGGTGCCGAGAGCAGAATCATCAGCAAGGCATAGGGGGCAGCGCCCATGTAGTCGATTTCGCTGCTCAGCGACCAGAACTGCGTGGCCAGGGTCCGGGTGCCATTGGGGGCAAGCAGCAAGGTTGCTGTCAGCTCATTGGCAATTCCAAGGAACACCAGAGCGGCACCACCTGCCGCCGCCGGAGCTGAGAGCCGCAATGTCACGCGCATGAACGCCAGCAGGGGCGGTTTGCCTAGCGCCTGGGCGGCCTCATCGAGTTCATACGGCACCTGAGCCAGACCTGCCCGCAGGTTCACGAGTGCTCGCGGCATGAACAACAACGCGTAAGCGGCCACCAGCACCAAGGAACTTTGGTAAATCGCGGGCACGTTGTGGACAGTGATTGTCACCAGTGCCAACGCCACCACAATGCCCGGCATGGAACTGGAAATATAGTTCACGGCTTCCAGAACCTTACTGACGGGCCCGGCATGTCGGACCACCAAATAGGCCAGAGGGAAGGCCAACACCGTTGTCAGCAAGGCGCCGGCCAAGCCATAGCCCAACGTTTGCAGCAACGTTTGCAGTAGATCGGAGCGCTGCCAGATGGCGGCTCCCCCGGCAACCAGCCAGCGGCCCACATGCCACAGCGGAACACCCAGGGCCAGCGCCGACACCGCGATCAGGAACAGCTGACTGGGCCCCTGAAAGACGCCAAGTTTGAGGCGGCTGGGGTTTGATTGCACACCAGCACCAACCCGCGCATACCGGGCACTGCCGCGGGCCCTGGACTCGGCCAGCAAGAGTAACAGGCAAAAGACCACCAGGACGCTTGCGAGCATATTCGCTGCAGCACCGTTGAACGTGGACCGGAACTGGTCATAAATGGCGGTGGTGAAGGTGTCGAACGCAATCATGGCGAAGGCGCCGTATTCGGCCAAAAGGTGCAAGGACACCAGCAGCGCCCCGCCGGCCGTTGCGAGCCGAAGCTGCGGCAACACCACACGGAAAAATACTCGTACAGGTCCAAGACCCAAAGATGCCGCCGACTGTTCCAACGCCGGATCCAAGCGGCTCAGCACGGCCGCAACGGGAATGTACACTAACGGAAAATAGGACAGCACCGAAATGAGGACACCGCCAAAGATCCCACCCAGAGACGGAATGGCGCTGACCCAGGCATAACTGTTGACGAAGGCCGGGATAGCCAGAGGTGCCGCCAGAAGTACGGCCCAGACCTTATGTCCAGCAAGGCTGGTGCGCTCCACCAACCAAGCACCGCCAACGCCAATCACCACACACAGCGGCACGGTGATGAGCACCAACAACAGCGTATTGAACAGCAGTTCGCCAACACGGGGTCGGAACACCATCGCAATCACGGTGTCCCACCCGGTGTTGGCGGTAGCGACCACCACGAATCCCAGCGGCAGCACGGAGAACGCGGCAATCACCAGGCACAGCACAACGACGGGCCAGGGGCCGAGGTGTGGACCCCGCCCCCCAGCCTTCTTAGCCAAGGTGCGCTTGGCCAAAGTATTGGCACCCAACCTAGGCGCCGACGTCGTACGTTGCTTGGAAGTCATTGACGTTAGAGCAGACCTGCCTGCGTCATGAGATCGGTAACCTGCGCAGAGTTCAACTTGGCAGGATCGATCTTGGGGGCTTGCAGATCGGCCAGCGGGGTCAGCTTCTCGTTGGCAGCAACGTCAGAGCCCACCGGGTACTCGAAGCTGGTGCCGGTCTGGAGAATGGTCTGACCAGCCTTGCCAGTGACGTACTCGAGGAACTTCGCAGCACTGGTCTGATGCGCACTGGAGGCCAAAACGCCACCGCCGGAGATCGAAACGAATGCGCCCGGATCTTCATTCTTGAAGTAGTGCAGGGCCACGTTCTTGGAGTTCTCGCCGGTCTTGGCCTGATCGCCAAAGTAGTAGTAGTGGTAGATGACGGCGCCTTCAACCTCGCCAGCATTGACAGCCTTCATGGCCGTGCTGTTGCCCTTGTAGGACTTGTAGTTTTCCTTCATGGACTTCAGCCAGGACAGCGTGGCGTCTTGGCCCTTGAGCTCCAGCATGGCCGAAACAATGGCCTGGAAATCAGCGCCGGACGGTGACGCGGCCCAGCGGCCCTTCCAGGCGGGATCGGCCAAGTCCATGATGGATTTGGGCAGTTGCGCCTCGGTCAGCTTGGTCTTGTCGTAGGCAAAGACGGTGCTGCGGGCGGCAATTCCGGTCCACTTGTTGGTGGACGGGCGGTATTCCGCCGGGACCTGCTCCTGCACCTTGGCGCTGGTGTCGGCGAAGAGGCCGGCATTTTCAACCTGCGTCATGGCTGGGGAGTTTTCCGTCAGGAACACATCGGCCGGCGACTTGGCACCTTCAGCGATGATCTGGTTGCTCAGCTCAAGGTCGCTGCCCTGGCGGAGAATGACCTTGATGCCTGTTTCCTTGGTGAACTCATCAACCCACGCCTGTGTGAGTGATTCATGCTGGGCGTTGTAGACGGTGATGGCGTCATTTGCGCCGCCGGATGCACCATTGCTCTCCGACGGTGTGGTGGAGCCGCTGCAGGCCGCAAGGGCAAGAATGGAGGCGCCTGCAATGACGGTCAGAGTGCTTTTTCGCAACGTCTTCAGGGTGGACCAGGTCAACATGAGAGCCTTTCGGCAGTAGAAACAATTAGCGAAGATAAGTTGATCGTAATCGATCAAAGGGAACGCTAACCTTACTTTTCCCCTAATTGTGACGCAGCTCACTGCGCCATCAGTGGTGTTTTCACATTTCCGGTGGCCTCAATACCGACTACTGCGCAGTAGATGACGTTTTGTGCAGCAACTCTGCGGCCCGCGCTACACGCTGGTGCACCAGCTCCGCTTTGAGCTCCACGGCCTGGGTAGTGCCCACGCCCAGCCTCAGTAAGGCCAGTGACTCTGCCGTTGCCGCCAGAGCATTGCCAGCCCTGGATAGCTCCCGGTGCACGTCATTGAGGTATCCGCCCGTTCCTGTAGGGATTTCCATCCCCTCGCTGGGACCGGCTGCCTGCGCCTCCACGGCTAGGCCGCGCACCACAGGCAGCAGGTCCGCTAGCCGGTCTGCCAGCCGCACCATGGCGTCATAGTTTTCGGTAGCCATCGCCGCCTCCGGCGCTTCGGCTTCTGCTAGCCCTTCAAGCATTTGGTGGAAACGGTCAAGTCCACGGCGGAAACGGTCATGGGCTCGACGCCACACACCCTTGCCGAGTTCGGCATCGTCGCGCTTGGCCTGCCGGCTGGCACTAAAAAGCCCCTTGAACATGCCGCTCATAGATACTGTCCCGGGCTGCCCGATTCGGCCCCGCCAGTGATGGAGCCAGAGCCATCGCCGGACACTGCTCGCGGCCCATCTGAGCCCGCCGGCGCGCGCTGCGGCTCACCGTTAGGGCCCACCACCACGCCCGGGGCAATGACGGTTCCGGGCGGCAGTTGGTGCAACGCCATCCGGGATGCCGTCTGCTGATTCGCCATGGCCTGTGCCGCCAGCGCCGTCTGAATGCCGTGAAACAGGCCCTCCAACCAGCCCACCAGCTGAGCTTGGGCAATGCGCAGCTCGGCGTCCGACGGCGCTTTTGTCTCCGAAAACGGCAGGCTCAGGCGGTGCAGTTCTGCCACGAGCTCAGGAGCCAGGCCGTCTTCGAGCTCGGCGATGGACGCTTGGTGAATTTCCGCGAGGCGAGTACGTGCAGCGTCATCGAGCGGGGCACTCTTCACCTCGTCCAGAAGCTGTTTGATCATGGTGCCAATCCGCATGACCTTCGCTGGCTGGTCCACCATCGCCGCCACATTGCTCGGCTTCTTGACGGCGGCAGGCTCGTCCGACTCGTTCAGCGCAGTCTTGTCCTGCCCCGCAGCTACCAGCCCGTCCAGAACACCGTCCACAACCTTGTCCTCGGCCGCATTGTCAGGGGCCGGGATCTGCGCCTTTTCACTCATAACGCCAGTCTCTCATGTGCCCGCAGCTTCCGTCCCGATCACTGTTACGGCCAGTGTCACTGATATGTCTTTACATTTGTAACAGCCGTGGTCTGCGGGGGCTTTTCCCGCGTCTAAAAGAACGACGGCGGGTGAGCTCACCCGCCGTCGTTCTTGTCTTTGAAACACCGCCAGCAGAAACTAGCAGCAGCGACCTTCAGGATTGGCGTCCTGGCGGTCAGTCTTATCGCGCCAGAACTCCTTGACCGTCATGGGCGCGGTGGCACAGGCGGTGGCCTGGTGATGCTCAAGATACTTGTCGTAAGAATCCTCGCCGAGGACCCCCTTGAGGTACTTGTTCACCGCCATCAGGCCGCGGCCGGCGCTGCGCAACACGTCCATGACTAGTGACCGGACCGTGCTGTTTGCTTGCCGGATTCAGCCCATTCCTTGACAAGCACCTTCTCGGCCGCGTTGGGAAGTACCGAAGCCGGGGCGAAAATACGCGATGCCACGGCAGGGTCTTCCATGCTGGGTCCGCCACCGGCCTTGATGGCGCGGATGGTGACCAGAATGGCCGTCGCAATGACGATCAGGGACAGCACCACAAAGATGATGGACAGTGTTCCCTGCACGAAGGTATTGCGAACAACGGCCTCCATTGCTGCAACAGTCTTGGCCGTACCGTGACTGGTTTCGCCGTTAGCCAGCGCCGTCTTGAACGCGTTGTGCTGAGCCCAGTAGCCCACGGCCGGGACGGTGGAGAAGATCTTCTGGAAGGAAGCAACCACTGTCACAACGGTGACAAAAGCGAGCGGCAGCGCCACCATCCACAGGTACTTCACGTGCGTGGTCTTGGAAACGATCACGAGGCAGACGGACAGCGCAATGGCGGCCAGCAGCTGGTTGGCGATTCCGAAGAGCGGGAACAAGGTGTTGATGCCACCCAGCGGATCGGTGACTCCCATGATGAGGATCGCTCCCCAACCGGCCACCATGATGCCCGTGGTGATCCACGAGCCCGCGCGCCAAGAGGTGTCCTTGAACTTCGGCACAAAGTTACCAATGGAATCCTGCAGCATGAAGCGCGCAACGCGAGTTCCGGCGTCGACAGCGGTGAGGATGAAGAGCGCCTCAAACATGATGGCGAAGTGGTACCAGAAGCTCATCATCGCTTGGCCGCCGGCCACCTGCTGCATGATGTGCGCCAGACCCACGGCGAGGGTGGGGGCGCCGCCGGTGCGCGAAACGATGGACTCTTCGCCAACGTCGGACGCGGTTTGGGCCAGGGTTGCGGGGTCAACGTGCACACCGGTCAGGCCCAGCGAGTTCACGAACGCCGCCGCACCTTCGATGGTGCCGCCGGTGGCCGCCCCCGAGGAGTTCATGGCGAAGTAAATGCCGCGGTCAATGGACAGCGCCGCGACCAGCGCCATGATGGCCACGAAGGACTCCATGAGCATGCCGCCGTAGCCAATGTAACGGGCCTGGCGTTCCTTTTCGATCAGCTTGGGCGTGGTGCCGGAGGCGATCAAGGCGTGGAAACCGGACAGCGCGCCACAGGCAATGGTGACAAACAGGAACGGGAACAGTGTGCCGGAGAAGACCGGGCCGTCGCTGCGGCCAGCAAATTCGCTGAATGCCGGGACGTTGATGGTGGGCCGGACCAGCACAATGGAGCCGGCCAGCATCACGATGGTGCCGATCTTCATGAATGTGGAGAGATAGTCGCGCGGGGCCAGCAGGAGCCAGACGGGCAAGATGGCGGCAATGAAACCGTAGACGATGATGCACCAGGCGAGCGTGGTGCGGTCCAGATGGAATGCGGCAGCGCCCCATTCGGTGGCTGCGACCATGCCGCCGCCAATAATGGCCGCGAGCAGCAGTACGACGCCGATCAAGGAGACTTCCATGACCTTGCCGGGGCGCAGGAAACGCAGGTACACGCCCATGAACAGGGCGATCGGGATGGTCATGGAGACCGAGAAGACGCCCCACGGGGATTCGCCCAGTGCGTTGACAACCACCAGGGCCAGGATGGCAACAATGATGATCATGATCAGCAGGGTGGCGATCAGGGCAGCGGTGCCGCCGATGACGCCGAGTTCTTCGCGCGCCATCTGGCCCAAGGAACGGCCGCCGCGGCGCATGGAGAAGTGGAGGACCAAGTAATCCTGGACCGCACCGGCAAGAACGACGCCGACGATGATCCAGATAGTGCCGGGCAGGTAACCCATTTGGGCTGCAAGGATGGGGCCCACGAGGGGGCCAGCGCCGGCAATGGCGGCGAAGTGGTGTCCGAAGAGGACGTTGCGGTCGGTGGGGACGAAGTCCTTGCCGTCGGCCTTGTATTCGGCCGGGGTGGCGCGCTTGTCATTGGGCTTGACGAGAAATTTCTCGATGACCTTGGAGTAGAAACGGTAGGCAATCAAGTAGGTGCACACTGCGGCGAAAACGAACCAAATGGCGTTGACTGATTCACCGCGAACCACTGCCAACATGACCCAAGCAACGCCACCCAACAGCGCAATGGCTGCCCAGATGGCGATCTTGATCGGAGTCCACTTATGAGCCTCTGCCTCTTCTTCGAGGTTGACGGCTACGGGTGGCAGATCCGGGTCCTGGACTAAAACATCGGCTGGTTCATCAGCCCTGCTCGACGGCACACTCATATTATTCCCTACGCTAAAACTTCAATTACGGCCTTTTGAGGGTAGGCACAGGATATGGGTCACAGTCCCGATGTGGCGTCAATCATGCTCTCCAAGCGACGAGTGGTAGTGAATGCGCGGCGAGTGGCAGGCGAGCGGCGCATCGCAAGGTGCTGACGTATCTGCAGGAGCGTTGGTAGTGCGGGCACCTCCTATCAACGCTCCCGCAGCGAATGGGGTTAAACCCGATACGCTCCCGCAGCAATTGGGGTTTAACCCGAAACGCTCCCGCACAAGGTGAGGGAGCGTCGGCCAAAAAGCCCCGAAAGGTGAGGAAGCCCCTCTGCGTCAGGCTGGTTGTGAGTCACTCATTAACCGTTGATTGAAGGAGCCGGCCGTGGCCGTTGATAACAAGGGATTTACCCGTGAAGAGATCCGTGAGTTCGTGCATGAGTACTATTTGCAGCCGCGGGGGTCGCGGAAGGAGTGGCTTGCCTCGAAGTCCATCTCCGATTGGATCTTCCGCAGGTGGCGCACGATGGTGGTCGAAGGCGATATCGACCGGGGCCTGATTCCGCGAGAACATGGAGGTATGGTCCCGACAAATAGTGAGCTCTCCGCGTTTGAAAAAGCACGCGCGAAAGAGATAGCCGCCCATCGTGTTGAAGTCGAAAAATTCCAGAAGCGCATTGCTGAGCTTGAAGGAGTAAATTCGGCTCTGGGAAAAGCTATAGGGCTCTTGCACGAGTTGAACGTGCCAGAGTCCGATACAACCCCGACGAGCGATCAGAAGCGTTCATAGCAGCTGAGACCACCCTCGTCCTGGAGCTGAAAGAGCTCACCAGATCCCAGCGGACGGCTCTGAAGCTGACCGGGGTTTCGCGTGGGACCTGGCACTACAGGTTCAATCCCCGCCCAGGCGTGGAGAACCCCACCCATCAAGCCGACCGGGCCTATGAAAGCCGGATCAGTACCATCCATCAGGAGTGGATTCTTGAGTTCATTCTGGCCGGCTGGGAGAAGAACAACTCCGTGGATCATTCTTTCGCCACGGCCTGGGACAACGGCGTGATGATCGCCTCCCGCCGCACGTGGTGGCGGGTCGCGGCAGAGTACGAGGACCAGAATGCGCGCCCCACAGTCCCGACCAAACGCGGCGGTAAACGCGGCACCGCGCAGAAGCCGGTTCTCAAGGCCACCGGTCCCTGCCAGGTCTGGTCTTGGGACATCAGTGACGTCTATTCCAAGTGGCAGGGAAGGGTTTACAAGGTGTATTCCATCATGGATATCTACTCCCGGGAGATCGTCGGCTGGCGGATCGAGGAACGCGAGGCTGACTACCTCGCCGTCGAGATGTTCGAGGCCGCCATCGCCCGCTACGGCGCCCCGCGCGTGGTTCACGCGGACTCGGGCCCATCCATGAGGTCACACCTGCTCCGTGACTCTCTCAATTCCCACGGCGTGGAACTCACTTTTAACCGTCCCTACGTCTCCAACGACAATCCCTTCAGTGAGTCAGGTTTTCGCACGATGAAATATCGGCCCGGTTACCCTCGAATCTTCGAAAGCCTCGAGGCCGCCAGGGACTACCTCACCGACTACGTGCGCTGGTACAGCAACGATCACAAACACTCCGGCATCGCCTTGTTCTCACCAGCACAAGTCCACGACGGGTCCTGGAAAGAGCTCTGGGATAAACGCGAAAAAACCCACCAGGAATACTACGAACAAAACCCAGGAAGGTTCCGCCAACGACCCACCACACCAGCCCCAGCCCAACACGTAGGGATCAACCTCCCCAAACCCGAAGAACACCAAAAAATAGCCTAGTGACTCCACACAGCTTGACAATTTTCGAGCGTCGGGTCAAAAACCCCGAAACGTGAGGAAGCGTCGGTGGGTGGTGGATGGGCCGGCATCTAGAGCGTCAGTAGCACCTTGCCGACATGCGCGCCCGAATCAAAGTATTCATGCGCGGCGGCGACTTGCTCCAACGGGAACGTCTTGTCCACCATGGGCTTGATAGCGCCGCTGGCAATCAGGGGCCAGACGTGCTCGCGCACGCCTTCCATGATGGCTGTCTTTTCCTCAACCGGCCGGGCACGCAGCGTGGTGCCAATAATGGCCGCGCGTTTGGTGAGCAGCGCACCCAGGTCCAGTTCCGCCGTCGCACCTCCCTGCAAGCCAATAACCACCAAACGGCCATAGGTGGCCAAGGCGGCCACATTGCGGGCCAGGTATTTAGCGCCGACGACGTCGAGAATCACGTTTGCGCCTTGACCCTCGGTAAATTCGTTGACTCGGTCCCCGAAGTCTTCGGTGCGGTAGTTGACGGCCGCATCGGCTCCGAGGTAGCTGGTGAGCATGGCGACCTTCTCGTCGCTGCCGGCCGTGGCAATAACTCGCGCACCGGCCGCCTTGGCGAGCTGGATGGCCATAGCCCCAATGCCGCCGGCGCCGCCGTGAATGAGCACCGTCTCGCCGGGCTGCAGCTGAGCCGTCATGAACAGATTCGAGTGAACCGTGGCAGCAACCTCAGGTAGCCCTGCGGCGGAAATCACATCAATTCCTTCTGGCAACGGCAGCACTTGACCTGCCGGAACACAGACCTGAGCCGCATAACCGCCCCCTGTGAGCAAGGCCACAACCTTCTGGCCAACGCTGAACGGCTTAGTCACGTTCGTCCCAAAAGCGGCGATCCGACCCGACACTTCCAAGCCCAAAATGGGGGAGGCTCCGGGTGGCGGCGGGTAGAAACCACGGCGCTGCTGCACGTCAGCACGGTTGATTCCCGCGGCAATCACGTCAATAAGCACCTCACCCGGGCCCGGCTGCGGCGCAGGGACCTCGGATATGGCCAGAACCTCCGGCCCGCCGTTGCCCGTTGTAACAATCGCCTTCATAACCTTCTCCATTGCCGTTTTCACCCTGCGAATCCTCAAGAGGGCCGCCACTCATTTTGGTGGCATGGCCCTGCCTATGAAACACTACTAGTGTAAGGAAGGTTGTCCGAGCGGCCGATGGAGCTGGTCTTGAAAACCAGTGTGCGGTAACCCCGTACCGCGAGTTCGAATCT
The Arthrobacter alpinus genome window above contains:
- a CDS encoding bacterial proteasome activator family protein, whose protein sequence is MSEKAQIPAPDNAAEDKVVDGVLDGLVAAGQDKTALNESDEPAAVKKPSNVAAMVDQPAKVMRIGTMIKQLLDEVKSAPLDDAARTRLAEIHQASIAELEDGLAPELVAELHRLSLPFSETKAPSDAELRIAQAQLVGWLEGLFHGIQTALAAQAMANQQTASRMALHQLPPGTVIAPGVVVGPNGEPQRAPAGSDGPRAVSGDGSGSITGGAESGSPGQYL
- a CDS encoding YbdD/YjiX family protein: MDVLRSAGRGLMAVNKYLKGVLGEDSYDKYLEHHQATACATAPMTVKEFWRDKTDRQDANPEGRCC
- a CDS encoding carbon starvation CstA family protein, which translates into the protein MSVPSSRADEPADVLVQDPDLPPVAVNLEEEAEAHKWTPIKIAIWAAIALLGGVAWVMLAVVRGESVNAIWFVFAAVCTYLIAYRFYSKVIEKFLVKPNDKRATPAEYKADGKDFVPTDRNVLFGHHFAAIAGAGPLVGPILAAQMGYLPGTIWIIVGVVLAGAVQDYLVLHFSMRRGGRSLGQMAREELGVIGGTAALIATLLIMIIIVAILALVVVNALGESPWGVFSVSMTIPIALFMGVYLRFLRPGKVMEVSLIGVVLLLAAIIGGGMVAATEWGAAAFHLDRTTLAWCIIVYGFIAAILPVWLLLAPRDYLSTFMKIGTIVMLAGSIVLVRPTINVPAFSEFAGRSDGPVFSGTLFPFLFVTIACGALSGFHALIASGTTPKLIEKERQARYIGYGGMLMESFVAIMALVAALSIDRGIYFAMNSSGAATGGTIEGAAAFVNSLGLTGVHVDPATLAQTASDVGEESIVSRTGGAPTLAVGLAHIMQQVAGGQAMMSFWYHFAIMFEALFILTAVDAGTRVARFMLQDSIGNFVPKFKDTSWRAGSWITTGIMVAGWGAILIMGVTDPLGGINTLFPLFGIANQLLAAIALSVCLVIVSKTTHVKYLWMVALPLAFVTVVTVVASFQKIFSTVPAVGYWAQHNAFKTALANGETSHGTAKTVAAMEAVVRNTFVQGTLSIIFVVLSLIVIATAILVTIRAIKAGGGPSMEDPAVASRIFAPASVLPNAAEKVLVKEWAESGKQTARSGH
- a CDS encoding DDE-type integrase/transposase/recombinase, which produces MENPTHQADRAYESRISTIHQEWILEFILAGWEKNNSVDHSFATAWDNGVMIASRRTWWRVAAEYEDQNARPTVPTKRGGKRGTAQKPVLKATGPCQVWSWDISDVYSKWQGRVYKVYSIMDIYSREIVGWRIEEREADYLAVEMFEAAIARYGAPRVVHADSGPSMRSHLLRDSLNSHGVELTFNRPYVSNDNPFSESGFRTMKYRPGYPRIFESLEAARDYLTDYVRWYSNDHKHSGIALFSPAQVHDGSWKELWDKREKTHQEYYEQNPGRFRQRPTTPAPAQHVGINLPKPEEHQKIA
- a CDS encoding NAD(P)H-quinone oxidoreductase encodes the protein MKAIVTTGNGGPEVLAISEVPAPQPGPGEVLIDVIAAGINRADVQQRRGFYPPPPGASPILGLEVSGRIAAFGTNVTKPFSVGQKVVALLTGGGYAAQVCVPAGQVLPLPEGIDVISAAGLPEVAATVHSNLFMTAQLQPGETVLIHGGAGGIGAMAIQLAKAAGARVIATAGSDEKVAMLTSYLGADAAVNYRTEDFGDRVNEFTEGQGANVILDVVGAKYLARNVAALATYGRLVVIGLQGGATAELDLGALLTKRAAIIGTTLRARPVEEKTAIMEGVREHVWPLIASGAIKPMVDKTFPLEQVAAAHEYFDSGAHVGKVLLTL